The Amycolatopsis jiangsuensis nucleotide sequence AATACCAGGTGATCGTGACGAGCTACGAACCGGCAGCGAGCCCCGTGGACCTGACCGCGGACGGCCCGGCCCAGTTCGACCCCTTGCTGCGCCTCGCCTCCACCACGGACGGACGCTAGACGGCTGATTCCGTGAAGTTAGTGTTAGTGGTCGTAGGCGATGAGTGATCGTTTGCTGGTCAGGCCGGTGTTCCAGTTGTGCCAGATGCCGGCGGCCATGGCCAGCAGGCGTTGGGCGACGCGGGTGAACACTCCGGCGGGGGTGCGTCCGCCGTGGGCTTCGAGGTCGAGCTGGCCCTTGAGGGTCTGGTTGACCGACTCGATCCGTTGACGGACACCGCCGAGGTTGCCGTTGCGGTAGGTCTCGTCCTTGCGGTCCGGGCGCAGCAACTCCAGCCCCATCGCCGCGGTCAGCTTCTTGAATTCCTTGCCGGCGAAACCCTTGTCCGCCAACAGGGTCTGGCCGTCACGAACGAGGTGGTGGTTGTGCTCGAGCAGGGCGGCCAAGACCTCGCGTTCGCCGAGTTTCGGGTTGGCCAGGCACCACATGATCGGCATGCCGTCGCCGGCGCAGACGAGGTAAAGCTTGAGCCCCCAATACCACCGAGAGTGTGACGCACAGTAGCCGTAACTGGCGTGGCCGGCCAGGTCGGAGCGCTTCACGGTTTCCCGGGACATCCCGCACGGCACCGGGGTGGCATCGGTGATCCACATGTCGTCAAACCAGGACGGACAGCACAGGGAAAGGGCCAGGATGGTCTTGCGCAGCAACGGTTCTGATGCCTTTAACCGCTTGTGGTAGCCGGACTGCCCAGGAAGATGAGCAAACCATTCACGCCACCGGGAGTCGGCATGAAGATGGCGAATCCATCGGCGCTCGGAGTCATACCGCAGCAACACTTGGGCAGTGGCCAGCGTGATCAACTCACTGTCCGTGAGTAGTGGGCGCCGTCCCCGGCCGGTCCGGGGCAGCACCACATGGTCATCGACGAGCACGTACAGTGCCGTCAGGAGGGTGTTCAGGTCGTTCTTCACAAAATGATCATGAGCACCCTCCACTCATGCCCACACTCGGGGCCACTTCACACGACCTTCACGGAATCACTCATCTAGATGAGTGATTCCGTGAAGTTCGTGTGAAGTGGGGTCGCGTCGGCGGCAGAAGGGGGAGGTGCCCAAGGTCGATGTGTGGGCAAAGATCTGCGCTTTCTGCTCGTGCCACAAGGCTCGCCGAGTCGCCAAGACACGGGGTTGCCGCACCCGGATCGCCGCGAGGAGACCGGCCGTAACAGCACCCACGGACGACACCAACCAACCTCCGCTCTACTTACGCTTCCTGTCCGATCAAGCTGGGCTGTCAAGGGGTCCTTGAGGGACTTGGAGTCCCCCAAGGCGACTGCCTGATTGTTTACCTACTTGTGAACTCGGACGACGGCTCGTCGGGAGGTTGAGCAGGGCAGCCGACCGGACCACGCCGTAGTGCGGTTCGTCAGACCTAATCGGTCGTGTGCTCGTCGGGTGTCGGGCATGATGGCTGACGTGAGTGAGCCTGCCGACGCGACCTCTGGTCACGATGTCCCGCCGAGCTTCGCCGATGAGTTGCGCCGGAGGGCGGCAGCTTTCCGGGCGTGTGCGGAGACCGAGGGACGGGCCGCCGGGTTGTTCGCCGGGCTTGATGAGCGAGGGCTCCCCGGCATGGCCGACATGCGGAGCCGTTCCGAGCGTGCTGTGCGGATGCTGACGCAGGTGGCTTCGGTGAACGCCGCGCAAGCACTCGCTTACGACGAGATGATCGCGGCCGGTGGTCCGGACGACGCTCGGGCATACGTTGAGTACGAGGCCACCACACGGCGTCTACTTGCGCTGATGCCCGCCGACACGCTCGCCGACTGACGGTCGAGGCGCGTCGGAAGCCCGATGGGACGGGCGGGACGGGTCGTCGGGGGAACCCGCCCCGCCCTGCTTTGGGGCCGGTGGCTGTCCCGGCCAGCCGGTGAGCGGAGGCTCAGCGGCAATCGTTCGCGCGGGCTGCCGCGACTGCCTTGGACGCGGCACCGATCAGGCGTTGCCATCCGGCGAGGTGTGAGAGCAGTTGGTCACGGCCACGGTCCGAGAGCCGCCATGCTGACCGCCGCCCGTCCGTTGTCGGTCGCGTGGTCAGGTAACCCGCTATGCGCAGCGTGGCCAGTTGTTTCGACAGAACGGCCGGAGGGAGCCCCAGTTCTTCGCGGAGCGCCGAGTAGTCGTGCCACTGTTGGTCCGCCAGGAAGACGGCGATCAGTAGTCGCACTGGGGTCACGTCCGGCGGAGTGGTGTATGAGATCGACTCCGCGTGATCTTGGTTCGGGATTCTAGGCGGTTATTGCCTCGGTTGTCATGAGTGCCTCGCTGCCGGTCGGTGCGGCTTCGGTGGTGACGATGCGGATGCGTGAGCGGGCCAGTAGATCGAGGCCCATGTAGCGGCGGTTCTCGGTCCACTCATCACTCTGTTCGGCCAGGACGGCGCCGACGAGGCGGATCAGGGAGTCGCGGCCGGGGAAGATCCCGACCACGTCGGTGCGACGGCGGATCTCCTTGTTCAGTCGCTCTTGAGGGTTGTTCGACCAGATCTGGCGCCAGACCTCGCGCGGATATGCGGTGAACGCCAGCAGCTCATCGCGGGCGTTGTCGAGGTGCTCGGCTGCGTCGGGCCAGCGCGCGGTGAGAGTGTCGACCACGCGTCCGTACTGGGCTGTGACGGCGTCGGCGTCGGGCTGGTCGAAGATCGTGCGCACCTGCGTAGCGACATGCGGCTGCGCCGACTTCGGAACACGGGAGAGCAGGTTACGCAGGTAGTGGGTGCGACACCGCTGCCACGCCGCACCCGGCAACGCCGAGGCGATCGCCGCCACCAAGCCGGGATGGGCGTCGGAGATGACGAGCTGGACCCCGGACAGGCCGCGGGCGACCAGACCGCGCAGGAACGCCAACCAGCCCGCTCCGTCCTCGCTGGAGGCCACATCCAGGCCGAGGATCTCGCGGTGCCCGTCGGCGTTCACCCCGGTCGCGAGCAGCGCGTGCACGTTGACCACCCGGCCGTCTTCGCGGACCTTCACCGTGAGCGCGTCGACCCACACGAACGTGTACGGGCCCTGGTCGAGCGGGCGCTCGCGGAACGCGGCGACCTGCCCGTCGAGGTGCGTGGCCATCTCGCTGACCTGCGAACGCGACAGCGACTTCACCCCGAGTTGTTCGGCCAGCTTCTCCACCCGCCGGGTGGAGACACCGAGTAGGTAGGCCGTGGCCACGACGGTGACCAGGGCCTGCTCGGCGCGGCGGCGGTGGGTCAGCAGCCAGTCCGGGAAATAGGAGCCCTGGCGCAGCTTCGGCACCGCCAACTCGATCGTGCCCGCTCGGGTGTCCCACTCCCGGGCCCGGTAGCCGTTGCGCTGGTTCGTCCGCTCGCTGCTGCGCTCGCCATAGCCGGCCCCGCACTGCTGATCGGCCTGCGACGACATCAACGCGTTCGCCATCGTCGCGATCATCGTCTGCAACAGATCCGGCGACACACCCGCCGAGGCGAGCTCCTCGACAAGCTGGGCAGGGTCCACACTGTGTGGTGCGGCCATCGTGGTGGTCCTTCCTGGAGTTCCTTGGTCGGTACTCGAGAAAGATCACGCGGTGGCCGTCTCACGTCACGACGCCACGCCGCTCACCAGCGACGAACCCGTACACCACCTCCGCGGACGTAACCCCCACGGGCGGGACCAGGGACGGGTCTACGTCCTCGGTGAAGCCGCTGACGTGAACGAACCTTGCCATCAGGCGCCGCTCAGTTCAGGACTGGTCGGCGTCTGCCGTAGGCAGTCCGTACAGGGCATACCACCTAGACGGCTGATTCCGTGAAGTTAGTGTTAGTGGTCGTAGGCGATGAGTGATCGTTTGCTGGTCAGGCCGGTGTTCCAGTTGTGCCAGATGCCGGCGGCCATGGCCAGCAGGCGTTGGGCGACGCGGGTGAACACTCCGGCGGGGGTGCGTCCGCCGTGGGCTTCGAGGTCGAGCTGGCCCTTGAGGGTCTGGTTGACCGACTCGATCCGTTGACGGACACCGCCGAGGTTGCCGTTGCGGTAGGTCTCGTCCTTGCGGTCCGGGCGCAGCAACTCCAGCCCCATCGCCGCGGTCAGCTTCTTGAATTCCTTGCCGGCGAAACCCTTGTCCGCCAACAGGGTCTGGCCGTCACGAACGAGGTGGTGGTTGTGCTCGAGCAGGGCGGCCAAGACCTCGCGTTCGCCGAGTTTCGGGTTGGCCAGGCACCACATGATCGGCATGCCGTCGCCGGCGCAGACGAGGTAAAGCTTGAGCCCCCAATACCACCGAGAGTGTGACGCACAGTAGCCGTAACTGGCGTGGCCGGCCAGGTCGGAGCGCTTCACGGTTTCCCGGGACATCCCGCACGGCACCGGGGTGGCATCGGTGATCCACATGTCGTCAAACCAGGACGGACAGCACAGGGAAAGGGCCAGGATGGTCTTGCGCAGCAACGGTTCTGATGCCTTTAACCGCTTGTGGTAGCCGGACTGCCCAGGAAGATGAGCAAACCATTCACGCCACCGGGAGTCGGCATGAAGATGGCGAATCCATCGGCGCTCGGAGTCATACCGCAGCAACACTTGGGCAGTGGCCAGCGTGATCAACTCACTGTCCGTGAGTAGTGGGCGCCGTCCCCGGCCGGTCCGGGGCAGCACCACATGGTCATCGACGAGCACGTACAGTGCCGTCAGGAGGGTGTTCAGGTCGTTCTTCACAAAATGATCATGAGCACCCTCCACTCATGCCCACACTCGGGGCCACTTCACACGACC carries:
- a CDS encoding IS982 family transposase; amino-acid sequence: MKNDLNTLLTALYVLVDDHVVLPRTGRGRRPLLTDSELITLATAQVLLRYDSERRWIRHLHADSRWREWFAHLPGQSGYHKRLKASEPLLRKTILALSLCCPSWFDDMWITDATPVPCGMSRETVKRSDLAGHASYGYCASHSRWYWGLKLYLVCAGDGMPIMWCLANPKLGEREVLAALLEHNHHLVRDGQTLLADKGFAGKEFKKLTAAMGLELLRPDRKDETYRNGNLGGVRQRIESVNQTLKGQLDLEAHGGRTPAGVFTRVAQRLLAMAAGIWHNWNTGLTSKRSLIAYDH
- a CDS encoding IS256 family transposase, whose protein sequence is MAAPHSVDPAQLVEELASAGVSPDLLQTMIATMANALMSSQADQQCGAGYGERSSERTNQRNGYRAREWDTRAGTIELAVPKLRQGSYFPDWLLTHRRRAEQALVTVVATAYLLGVSTRRVEKLAEQLGVKSLSRSQVSEMATHLDGQVAAFRERPLDQGPYTFVWVDALTVKVREDGRVVNVHALLATGVNADGHREILGLDVASSEDGAGWLAFLRGLVARGLSGVQLVISDAHPGLVAAIASALPGAAWQRCRTHYLRNLLSRVPKSAQPHVATQVRTIFDQPDADAVTAQYGRVVDTLTARWPDAAEHLDNARDELLAFTAYPREVWRQIWSNNPQERLNKEIRRRTDVVGIFPGRDSLIRLVGAVLAEQSDEWTENRRYMGLDLLARSRIRIVTTEAAPTGSEALMTTEAITA
- a CDS encoding transcriptional regulator yields the protein MRLLIAVFLADQQWHDYSALREELGLPPAVLSKQLATLRIAGYLTTRPTTDGRRSAWRLSDRGRDQLLSHLAGWQRLIGAASKAVAAARANDCR